The following is a genomic window from Candidatus Brocadiaceae bacterium.
ACCTGAGCCCGCCCGTGCTGCGTGAAGACGGCCTGGCCGCCGCCCTCCGCTGGCTGGCCGACCGCATGCAGGAGCAGCATCAGTTGACCGTCCGGTTGGGGGGCGAGTGCGACGCCGAACCCGCGACCCACGACGTCCGGGCCCTTCTGTTTGAGTGTGTCCGCGAGCTGCTGTTCAACGCGGTCAAGCACGGGGGCGTGGCCGAGGCCGAGGTCTCCCTGGCCCTGGCTCCGGACGGCTGCATCCGGGTCTGCGTCTGCGACCAGGGGAAGGGATTCGACCTGGACGAGGTCCGGCGCCGAGGCTCCGACCAGATGACCTTCGGCCTGTTCAGCATCCAGGAGCGCCTGGCGCACGTCGGCGGCACGACGGAGATCCGGACTGCGCCCGGAAACGGCACCCGCATCATGCTCTCGGTGCCCGCCCGCGACACCGCACGGCCCGTGCGCGGGGGCGCCGGCGGGACCTCCGCGTCGGCGTCCCAATAGGGCCGTGGGTGGCCGCGACCGCGTGCGTTTCCGTTGCGCCTTGACCGATGTCGATGCCGGTGCCATACTGACCGATGGGGATGGGCGAACCGGGGAACGGGTCGCGCCGGCGGCTGTTTCAGCAGAAGGAGGCGGCGATGCGGAGACGTGTGGCCTTGCTTGTGGCGGTCCTGGTGACGGGTGCGGTGTCGCTGTCGTGCGAATACACGCACGGGCGCGTTGTGGTGAAGCCACCGAAGCACCCGCCTTCCGGACCCGGCTGGACCTGGGGAATGCATAAGGACCACGGCGGACACCGGCTCGGGGACCTGCGTCCCAAGGAGTCGAAGGCCGAACACGAATGGCGCCTTGCCGAACTCCGCCGCGAGCAGGAGTGGCGACGCGCGATGGAGTTGCGACGCAAGGAGTTGAAGCACGAGCGCGCCCTGCGCCTGAAGGCATTGCGGCGTGCGAAGAAGCACCGCGACGATGACGGGGACGGCCACGGGGACGGCCACGGGGACGGCCACGGCGGCCATGACGACGACGGCGGGGGGGGCGGCAAGGGCGCCGGCAAGAAGCCGGGCCGGGGCGGGCGCGATTAGGCGTCGGCCGGGAACTCAGCCGTCGGCGATCAGGATGGCGCCGGCGGGGCAGCGGTCCGCTGCTTCGCGGCACCGTTCCTCGGCATCGGGCGGGACGGTCGGGACGATGGTCCGTGCGCGGCCGCCGTCCATGGCGAACACCTCCGGGCAGAGCCGGACGCACAGGCCGCAGCCGAAGCAGGCATCAGTCACCTGTGCACGCAGGCGTGCGGGGGAGGGCGTTTCCGGATCGGCCGGCGGCCGGGCGGCTGGGTTGCCTGTCGTTCGGCGCGCCTCGTGCAGATGGCGCAGGCCGCCCAGCGCCAGGGCCGCCGCGCCGGCGGCGATCAGAAAGCCGCGCCGGCTCAGGTTGCCGTCCGTCCCGGTTGCCTTCGTCATCGTGTGACCCCGTACGCTGCGCCCGCCGCGGGCGGCCGTCCCCACACGGGGCCGCGCCGGCAACGCACCATCACAACTCTATGGCCACCGCCCGCCCATTTCAACGCCCGTCCCCCGGGCAGGCTCCTCGGAGAGAGGCTTGACGGCGGGGCGGGGCGGCCGTAGACTCCGCCGGAGAGGCGTTCCCGGAGCGGGGACGCGTGGTGGTGGTGGCGGCCGTCGAGGCCGCCGGCGAGAGGACGGGCCATGGACAGGGCGCTGGGCGTGTCGCTGGACTGGTTTGAGGAGTGGCGCAAGCGGACGGGCGAGGGGCCGCCGCACTTCGCGGATATGGCGTCCATCCCCGATCTGCCGCCGCTGCTGGAGTTCCGGGACGGCCGGCCGGTGCAGACGCCGTCCGAGTGGCCGGAGCGCCGGGCGGAGTTGCGGGTGCTGTTGGAGCACTACATGTGGGGGCGGCTTCCGAAGGTCGCGCCCGCCGTGTCCGGGGCGAGGGTGCTGGCCGAGGAGCGCGGGCGCGGCATGGTGCGCCGCCGGATCGCCGTCTCGTTCGGCCGGCCCGTCAGCGTCGCCCGTACGCCCATCGAGATCGAGACCTTCACCCCGGCCGGCCCGGGGCCGTTCCCGGTGTTCCTCACACAGTCGAATCACCGCGCCTGGGCGATGCTGGGCGTCTCGCGCGGCTACCTCTCGTGCGTCTATCCGGCGGCCGACGGCACCGATCAGTCGGCGGTGTTCGTCGACGCGTATCCGGACTGCGACTGGGCGGCGATCGCGCGGCGGGCGTGGCTGGCGTCCAGAGCCATCGATTACCTGTTCACGCTGGACGAGGTGGACCGGGACAAGGTGTGCATCACCGGGCATTCGCGCAACGGCAAGCAGGCGCTGATCGCCGCCGCGATCGACGAGCGCATCACCGCCGTGGTGGCCAGCAGTGCGGGGGACCCGTGCAGCGCGCCGTACCGGTTCCACTCCGAGACGGGTCTGGTCTGCAGCCTGGAGCACGTCACGCGCGGGCAGCGGCACTGGTTCCACCCGCGCATGCGCTTCTTCACGGGGCGCGAGAACAAGCTGCCGGTCGACGCGCACTCCTGCCTGGCGCTCATTGCGCCGCGCCACTGCCTGCTCTCGACGGCCGTCAACGACGGCTGCGAGTCCTCGTTCGCCGTCGAGCGGGCACTGCGCGCGGTGCGGCCCGTGTACGAGCTGCTCGGGAATGCGGACGCCGTGAAGATCCGCTATCGGCCCGGCAGCCATGAGACGAACTCGGAGGACCTGCAGAGCTACTTCGACTGGTTCGATCGGGCCTTCGGGCGCGGCGCGCGGGAGTTCCCCGACGAGTTCCTCTACGACTTCGACTGGGACGCGTGGCGCGCGGCGGCGGGCGAGATCCCGGAGGCGCCGTCCGAGCCCCGTGCGGCGGTGGAATGGAGCCTGGGCGAGGCGCCGCCCCGGGCGGTCGGGTGGGGCATGGGCTATGGCAAGGAGACGGACCACGACGCGCTGATGCTGGCGCGCCTGCACACGCCCCCCGAGGTGCGGCGCGTGCCCGTGCAGTTCGGCGACTACCTGTCCGGCGACCTCTACGTGCCGGCCGAGGTCCGGGGCCGGCCGCCGGTGGTGATCTGGCTGCATCCGCTCTGCTACCCCAAGGGCTACCGGGGCCACTACGCCGGGGACGGCACCGCCGAGCCGATCTTCATCCAGCTCGCACGCCGGGGCGTCGCCTGCTTCGGGTTTGACATGGTGGGGTTCGGGCGCCGCATCCGCGAGGGCACGTCGTTCTACGCGCGCTTCCCGCGCTGGTCGAAGCTGGGGCGCATGGTGGCCGACGTGCAGGCCGCCGTCGACTTCGTGCGCCGGGGCGATGGCCGCTTCGACTACTCGGTCTCGCCGGACTACACGGCGCCCATTCCCGATCTGGATACCGACCGCCTGTTCTGCCTCGGCTACTCGATCGGCGGGATGGTGGCGCTCTACGCGGCCGCTCTGGACGCGCGCATTGCGGGCGTCGCGACGTTCTGCGGCTTCACGCCGTTGCGCACCGACACGGACGAGAAGGGCACGGGCGGCATCCGGCGGTGGTGGGAACTCTACAACACGCAGCCCCGGCTGGGCCTCTACCGGGGTCGCGAAGGCGAACTGCCGTTCGACTTCGACGACGTGCTGTCGATGATCGCGCCGCGCCCGTGCCTGATCAGCTCTCCGGTCTACGACCGGGATGCGGACGTCGAGGACGTGAGGGCGTGCGTGGAGCGCGCGTCGCCGGCCTGGGGCGATGCGCCGCCGGGCCGCGGCCTCACGCACGAGACGCCGGAGGTCTACAACCGCTTCCACCAGTCGGACTTCGACCGGTTCTTCGCCTGGCTCGACGGCGTGTTGTAGGGGCGAATCCGCCGCAGGATGCGCTCAACGTCCTTCGAGCCTGGTCAGGGCTTCATTCCGTCCGGCCGGTAGTCGGTTCTGCCTCAGGTTGTGAGGCATCCTGCGTTCCCCCCCGGGCATCGACCTCGAGTGTCAGCCCGCCCGGGGTGCGTGCACCATACTCAAAGGCGGCAATCTCGCATCTGTGCCGTCCGCCGGCGGGGAAGAGGAAGCTGCATCGGCGCTGTTCCCGGCCAACGTGTTGCCAGGGCCCCTCATTGAGCCGCTGAAAAAGCTCAACTCCCTCCGGCAGTGGATCCGGATCCACACGGATGTCGAACGCCCATTCCGGGCTCACAGGGCCGGTGCCGTCCGGCCCGCTGATGGCGATGTGCGGGAGCTTGTAGCGAAATGCCGTAGGGTCGGGCTTTGATGTATAGAACCACAGGCTGCCGGCCCCGTCTTCCTGAATGTCCACGTCGAGCAGTTCCGGCGGCAGGGGCGTTGAGGGCCGGAACCGGTGCGCAGTCTCGCCCATGATGTATTGTCCGGTTCCCATGAGCCACATGCCGCCCGACAGCGTGCGCTTCATTCGGCGCAACCGCGAGCCGAACTGGACAGTGGCGGCTGTCTGCGGAACCGATCCGGTCTTCAGGGCGGTCTCGAACTCGTCACGGCGCAGGAAGAGCGTATACAGACGGCCTTCCTTGATGACGGGGAAGCAGTAGCCGCTGTGTTCGTCCAGGAACTCGCGCTCGTACGGCCAGAGGCCGTTCTCGGTCAGCATGAGCTTCTGTCGCTCATCCTCCCGGGGACGAGGCATCTCAACGACCTCTTCGCCCTCTGCGAGATACCATGAGTCCGCGTAGTATCCCCGGATCATCATCCCCAGTCCCCGGCACATCTGCAGGCCAGTGACGTGGCTTGGAACCCACGGCATCCGCCACCGCTCTCCATCGTAGAGGTGCAGGTTCCCTCGATCCTCAAGCCAGATACGACCGTCGGACGTGACAACGATTCCCCGGAAACCGTCGACGAGTGAGAAATCGCGTGCTCCCTCTCTCACCGCTTCCTCAAGAAGGCTCTGCATCGTATCGAACTGCCGGACGGAATCCGGTCCGACATCGAAGACGGCGGCCGGGCGCGCCTCGGCCAACAACACATGGCCGCGATCGTCCACTGCCGATTGGCGGCCGACCCTGGTTGTGTCAAAAGGCACCCTCTGATGCCGCCATTCACGGCCGTTCCAGCGCGATAGGTCATGGGGGCGGTCTTTGCGGAACATGGCGACCTCGCCCGGTGCTGTCTGCCACACATTGCCGCCTTGGAGGGCAAACTCCTCCCAGACTGCAGTCAGCGGTGACAGGGGAGGTGGCCCCGATCCCAGCGTCAGCTTGGCTACCTTTAAAGAGAGCGCAAACCAGATGCTTCCGTCCGGCGCCTCATGCAGTTGCCGAGAACCCGTATCGAGTCCATACTGCCAACGCCAGAGAGAGATGGCACCGTCCCGGAACACGCCGATCCCTTGACGCGGCAGAATGAAGACGATTTCTCCTGCCGGCGTTTCAAGGCAGCGTCCGGGACCGTCCATATATAGACCCCTGGCCCACCGCACGCTGTCCGCTTCGGCGATTTTTTCCAGACGTCCGTCGGTCGAGAGGCGGAAGAACCCGAAGCCGGGCGCGTCTGCCTTGGCTCCTATGAGAAGAACGTCGCCGTTTCTCAGAGCAAGCGCGTCGTAGAACCGTATGTCCCTGTCAGAAAGAAACGCTTTGACCAGAGTGATCCTCCTGCCGGTCAAGAGGTCAAAAGCGAACAGATCGGGGCTACCTACCGCGAACAGAACAACGCGTCTGCCTGCCCATAGGACACCTTTGGCCGAGGCCGGGCTCCAGAACAAACGGTCCCGCTTGCTGAGAGCATTGGACGCATCCGCGCAGTAGAGGGAACTGGCATGGCAGAAGTAGACTTCGTCACCAACGTCAAAAACCAGCGTATCCGTCACGGACAACCTCGCCCTGATGCGCTTCCACCCATCAGCCAATCGGCAGGCCAGAAAGCCGTCTCCCCAGGTGAAGAGACGGCCTGAGCGGGAGACGTGTGCAGCCGGCCTCGCGCCTGTCCTTCCCACGCTGAAGTTGCACTCAAATCGTGCTGCGCCATTCCTGAGCCTGTACAACGCCGCCGTTGGGGCCATCTGCGCTCGTTCAATGGCGTACAGGCCGCGGTCCGGCCCGCCGATGAGGCTCACGAATGTCTTGTCCTG
Proteins encoded in this region:
- a CDS encoding ferredoxin, which translates into the protein MTKATGTDGNLSRRGFLIAAGAAALALGGLRHLHEARRTTGNPAARPPADPETPSPARLRAQVTDACFGCGLCVRLCPEVFAMDGGRARTIVPTVPPDAEERCREAADRCPAGAILIADG